One Bufo gargarizans isolate SCDJY-AF-19 chromosome 3, ASM1485885v1, whole genome shotgun sequence DNA segment encodes these proteins:
- the LOC122930401 gene encoding keratin, type II cytoskeletal cochleal-like: MSHHSILASSGHKHFSSCSVSLPKHSSSHGILSHSSKHTGHGHKAHCFSSTSAHNIGSKGHKASVKSFHSGKSGHGYGFGIGSMGHGFGGQCGSGGITNVTVNQGLLAPLNLEIDPNIQRVRTEEKNQIRGLNNKFASFIDKVQFLEQQNKMLETKWALLQEQKIARCQIEPLFEAFISSLRRQLENLECERARLEAERNSMEGTVEELRRRYEEEVNRRTAAENEFVSVKRDVDAAFLTKAELQARADSLTDEINFLRTLYDAEIGQLQAQISDTSVVVSMDNSRDLDMESIISEVRAHYEEIANKSRAEAEAMYQSRFEDLRMAAGRNGNDLQNSRNEIADLNQTIQRLKGEIECAKSQRAALESAIAQAEERGEAAVRDAKNKLAELEAALQKAKQDMARQLREYQELMNVKLALDIEIATYKKMLEGEEHR, translated from the exons ATGTCTCATCACTCCATCCTAGCCTCATCCGGACACAAGCACTTTAGCTCTTGTTCTGTATCTTTACCTAAACATTCCAGCTCTCACGGCATCTTATCCCATTCTTCTAAGCATACAGGTCATGGACACAAGGCTCATTGTTTTAGCAGCACAAGTGCCCATAATATTGGTTCCAAGGGTCATAAGGCCTCAGTTAAAAGTTTTCATTCAGGAAAGAGCGGACATGGATATGGGTTTGGCATCGGTAGCATGGGTCATGGATTTGGAGGACAATGTGGCAGTGGAGGAATCACCAATGTTACAGTCAACCAGGGTCTTCTGGCTCCTCTGAACTTGGAGATTGACCCAAACATACAGAGAGTGAGGACTGAAGAGAAAAATCAGATTAGGGGGCTCAACAACAAGTTTGCTTCCTTCATTGACAAG gtTCAATTTTTAGAACAACAAAACAAGATGCTGGAGACTAAGTGGGCTCTTCTACAAGAACAGAAAATTGCCAGGTGTCAGATTGAACCTCTGTTTGAGGCTTTTATCAGTAGCCTCAGAAGACAGCTGGAAAACCTGGAATGTGAAAGGGCTCGCCTTGAGGCAGAAAGGAACAGTATGGAAGGAACAGTGGAAGAACTAAGAAGACG ATATGAGGAAGAGGTGAACCGGAGAACAGCTGCTGAAAATGAATTTGTTTCTGTTAAGCGA GATGTTGATGCTGCTTTCTTGACCAAGGCTGAACTTCAGGCTAGGGCAGATTCCCTCACTGATGAGATCAACTTCCTGAGGACCCTCTATGATGCT GAAATTGGTCAGCTCCAGGCTCAGATCTCAGACACCTCAGTGGTTGTGTCAATGGATAACAGTCGAGACCTGGACATGGAGAGCATCATCTCTGAGGTCAGAGCTCACTATGAAGAGATTGCTAACAAGAGCAGAGCTGAGGCCGAAGCTATGTACCAGTCAAGG TTTGAGGACTTGCGCATGGCAGCTGGAAGAAATGGAAATGATCTGCAGAACAGCAGGAATGAGATTGCAGACCTAAACCAAACAATTCAGAGATTAAAAGGAGAGATTGAGTGTGCTAAATCCCAG CGCGCTGCCCTGGAATCTGCTATAGCACAGGCTGAGGAACGTGGTGAAGCTGCTGTTCGTGATGCCAAGAATAAACTGGCTGAACTGGAGGCTGCTCTACAGAAGGCCAAGCAGGACATGGCTCGCCAACTGAGAGAATATCAGGAGCTGATGAATGTCAAACTGGCTCTGGATATTGAGATTGCCACCTATAAGAAGATGCTGGAGGGAGAAGAGCACAGGTAA